The following coding sequences are from one Fibrobacter sp. window:
- a CDS encoding DNA cytosine methyltransferase, producing the protein MSIGIFSFFAGSGFLDLGFEKSGYDIKFVNEYLPAFMSAYKYSREQMKLDCPEFGYQNNDINDFLNNRKKELKDFVSVSKKETLTGFIGGPPCPDFSVAGKNKGREGDNGKLSLSYVNSIVTFNPDFFLFENVKGLWRTARHRAYFEELKKMLHFAGYCTTERLTNSLEFGAPQDRDRILLFGIKKKYLRSKDYHDDEILNFPWESKMIYSMEDIQKCKWPTESVFKKDGKLSQPKKIIPELTVEHWFKQNDVLNHPNGNDFFQPKAGLAKMKVIKEGDVSKKCFKRLHRWRYSPTAAYGNNEVHLHPYKERRLSVAETLAIQSLPKDFILPPEMTLTDKFKTVGNGVPYLMGKGIAETIIEFLEGL; encoded by the coding sequence ATGAGTATTGGTATTTTTTCTTTCTTCGCTGGATCTGGCTTCCTTGACCTCGGTTTTGAAAAATCGGGTTATGACATTAAATTTGTTAACGAGTATTTGCCCGCTTTTATGAGCGCCTATAAGTATTCTCGAGAACAAATGAAATTGGACTGTCCTGAATTTGGTTATCAGAATAACGATATTAATGATTTTCTTAACAATCGAAAAAAAGAATTAAAAGACTTTGTAAGCGTGAGTAAAAAAGAAACTCTTACTGGATTTATTGGAGGCCCCCCATGTCCTGATTTTTCCGTTGCAGGAAAAAACAAAGGACGGGAAGGTGATAACGGCAAATTATCTTTGTCCTATGTAAATTCCATTGTGACGTTTAATCCAGATTTCTTTTTGTTTGAAAACGTGAAGGGGCTTTGGCGAACAGCTCGTCATCGTGCATACTTCGAAGAACTGAAAAAAATGTTACACTTTGCTGGGTATTGTACCACAGAAAGGCTGACAAATTCATTGGAGTTTGGGGCACCACAAGACAGAGATCGCATCCTTCTTTTCGGTATAAAAAAGAAGTATTTAAGGTCTAAGGATTATCATGATGATGAAATTCTGAATTTTCCATGGGAGTCAAAAATGATTTATTCTATGGAAGATATTCAAAAGTGCAAATGGCCTACAGAATCAGTGTTTAAAAAAGACGGAAAATTGTCGCAGCCGAAAAAAATTATTCCAGAACTGACGGTTGAACATTGGTTTAAACAAAATGATGTTTTGAACCACCCTAATGGTAATGATTTCTTTCAACCCAAGGCTGGCTTGGCAAAAATGAAAGTTATTAAAGAAGGTGATGTTTCAAAAAAATGTTTTAAACGGCTGCATCGCTGGAGATATTCTCCAACTGCAGCGTACGGCAACAATGAAGTGCATCTTCACCCTTATAAGGAACGTCGACTTTCTGTTGCGGAAACTTTGGCAATCCAATCGCTTCCTAAAGATTTTATTCTTCCTCCTGAAATGACGCTGACCGACAAATTTAAAACTGTTGGCAATGGAGTGCCGTATTTGATGGGGAAAGGTATCGCGGAAACTATTATTGAATTTTTGGAGGGCTTATGA